The following proteins are co-located in the Panthera uncia isolate 11264 chromosome F1, Puncia_PCG_1.0, whole genome shotgun sequence genome:
- the RPS27 gene encoding 40S ribosomal protein S27 isoform X2 has protein sequence MSLPHGTFWAASGALRTKCARPSPAPGCTTPRGRHPRHRSKHCPRHVCVSHGSQRGRPRARTAEGGRYRAGREGTGRGRPDGGRGWDSPRGAPEYLTGPPSEEKGWEDTTKNLTAVKRLAKDLLHPSPEEEKRKHKKKRLVQSPNSYFMDVKCPGCYKITTVFSHAQTVVLCVGCSTVLCQPTGGKARLTEVSDAPV, from the exons atgtcacttcctcacgGGACTTTCTGGGCCGCGAGCGGGGCGCTGAGAACAAAGTGCGCCCGTCCCTCACCGGCGCCAGGCTGCACGACGCCCCGCGGGCGGCACCCGCGCCACAGGAGCAAACACTGTCCCAGGCACGTCTGTGTGTCGCACGGGTCCCAACGCGGCCGTCCCCGCGCGCGCACTGCAGAGGGTGGGCGGTACCGCGCGGGCCGcgaggggacggggagggggcgACCTGACGGCGGTCGTGGATGGGACTCGCCGCGGGGAGCACCCGAGTACTTGACGGGACCGCCGTCAGAGGAGAAAGGCTGGGAGGACACAACAAAAAACCTCACAGCGGTTAAGAGG CTCGCGAAGGACCTCCTGCACCCGTCCCcggaagaggagaagagaaagcacaagaaGAAGCGCCTGGTGCAGAGCCCCAACTCCTACTTCATGGACGTGAAGTGCCCGG GGTGCTACAAAATCACCACCGTGTTCAGCCACGCGCAGACGGTGGTGCTGTGTGTGGGCTGCTCCACCGTCCTGTGCCAGCCGACAGGAGGAAAAGCAAGGCTCACAGAAG TCTCGGACGCTCCAGTCTAA
- the RPS27 gene encoding 40S ribosomal protein S27 isoform X1 has product MSLPHGTFWAASGALRTKCARPSPAPGCTTPRGRHPRHRSKHCPRHVCVSHGSQRGRPRARTAEGGRYRAGREGTGRGRPDGGRGWDSPRGAPEYLTGPPSEEKGWEDTTKNLTAVKRLAKDLLHPSPEEEKRKHKKKRLVQSPNSYFMDVKCPGCYKITTVFSHAQTVVLCVGCSTVLCQPTGGKARLTEGCSFRRKQH; this is encoded by the exons atgtcacttcctcacgGGACTTTCTGGGCCGCGAGCGGGGCGCTGAGAACAAAGTGCGCCCGTCCCTCACCGGCGCCAGGCTGCACGACGCCCCGCGGGCGGCACCCGCGCCACAGGAGCAAACACTGTCCCAGGCACGTCTGTGTGTCGCACGGGTCCCAACGCGGCCGTCCCCGCGCGCGCACTGCAGAGGGTGGGCGGTACCGCGCGGGCCGcgaggggacggggagggggcgACCTGACGGCGGTCGTGGATGGGACTCGCCGCGGGGAGCACCCGAGTACTTGACGGGACCGCCGTCAGAGGAGAAAGGCTGGGAGGACACAACAAAAAACCTCACAGCGGTTAAGAGG CTCGCGAAGGACCTCCTGCACCCGTCCCcggaagaggagaagagaaagcacaagaaGAAGCGCCTGGTGCAGAGCCCCAACTCCTACTTCATGGACGTGAAGTGCCCGG GGTGCTACAAAATCACCACCGTGTTCAGCCACGCGCAGACGGTGGTGCTGTGTGTGGGCTGCTCCACCGTCCTGTGCCAGCCGACAGGAGGAAAAGCAAGGCTCACAGAAG GATGCTCCTTCAGACGGAAGCAGCACTAA
- the RPS27 gene encoding 40S ribosomal protein S27 isoform X3: MPLAKDLLHPSPEEEKRKHKKKRLVQSPNSYFMDVKCPGCYKITTVFSHAQTVVLCVGCSTVLCQPTGGKARLTEGCSFRRKQH; the protein is encoded by the exons ATGCCC CTCGCGAAGGACCTCCTGCACCCGTCCCcggaagaggagaagagaaagcacaagaaGAAGCGCCTGGTGCAGAGCCCCAACTCCTACTTCATGGACGTGAAGTGCCCGG GGTGCTACAAAATCACCACCGTGTTCAGCCACGCGCAGACGGTGGTGCTGTGTGTGGGCTGCTCCACCGTCCTGTGCCAGCCGACAGGAGGAAAAGCAAGGCTCACAGAAG GATGCTCCTTCAGACGGAAGCAGCACTAA
- the RAB13 gene encoding ras-related protein Rab-13 isoform X2 has product MAKAYDHLFKLLLIGDSGVGKTCLIIRFAEDNFNNTYISTIGIDFKIRTVDIEGKKIKLQVWDTAGQERFKTITTAYYRGAMGIILVYDITDEKSFENIQNWMKSIKENASAGVQRLLLGNKCDMEAKRRVRKEQADQLAREHGIRFFETSAKSSTNVDEAFSSLARDILLKSGGRRSGNSHRPPGTDLRACDKKSSSRCSLG; this is encoded by the exons ATGGCCAAAGCCTACGACCACCTCTTCAAGTTGCTGCTGATCGGGGACTCGGGGGTGGGCAAGACTTGTCTGATCATTCGCTTTGCAGAAGACAACTTCAACAACACTTACATCTCCACTATCG GAATCGACTTCAAGATCCGCACTGTGGATATAGAGGGGAAGAAGATCAAATTGCAGGTCTG GGACACGGCTGGCCAGGAGCGATTCAAGACGATCACCACCGCCTACTACCGCGGGGCCATG GGCATTATCCTAGTGTATGACATCACAGATGAGAAATCCTTCGAGAACATTCAGAACTGGATGAAAAGcatcaaagag AATGCCTCTGCAGGGGTGCAGCGTCTGCTGCTGGGGAACAAGTGTGACATGGAGGCCAAGAGGAGAGTGCGGAAGGAGCAGGCCGATCAG CTGGCTCGGGAGCATGGAATTCGATTCTTCGAGACAAGTGCCAAATCCAGCACAAATGTGGATGAG GCTTTCAGCTCCCTGGCCCGGGACATCTTGCTCAAGTCAGGAGGCCGGAGATCG GGAAACAGCCACAGGCCCCCTGGCACGGACCTGAGAGCTTGTGACAAGAAGAGCAGCAGCAGGTGCTCCCTCGGCTGA
- the RAB13 gene encoding ras-related protein Rab-13 isoform X1 codes for MKPRTRLGRDGGRGAAGRALRVHSAPPGGRPAQQVALSSRASRSFQTELVSQLRAGNTNTGIRAPPLQEDNFNNTYISTIGIDFKIRTVDIEGKKIKLQVWDTAGQERFKTITTAYYRGAMGIILVYDITDEKSFENIQNWMKSIKENASAGVQRLLLGNKCDMEAKRRVRKEQADQLAREHGIRFFETSAKSSTNVDEAFSSLARDILLKSGGRRSGNSHRPPGTDLRACDKKSSSRCSLG; via the exons ATGAAACCCCGAACGCGTCTCGGTCGAGACGGAGGGAGGGGTGCGGCGGGGCGGGCGCTGCGTGTTCACTCTGCTCCACCAGGGGGCAGACCCGCCCAACAAGTAGCCTTGTCTTCCAGAGCATCCCGCTCTTTTCAAACGGAGCTGGTCTCCCAACTGAGGGCTGGGAACACCAACACCGGAATTCGCGCGCCGCCCCTGCAAG AAGACAACTTCAACAACACTTACATCTCCACTATCG GAATCGACTTCAAGATCCGCACTGTGGATATAGAGGGGAAGAAGATCAAATTGCAGGTCTG GGACACGGCTGGCCAGGAGCGATTCAAGACGATCACCACCGCCTACTACCGCGGGGCCATG GGCATTATCCTAGTGTATGACATCACAGATGAGAAATCCTTCGAGAACATTCAGAACTGGATGAAAAGcatcaaagag AATGCCTCTGCAGGGGTGCAGCGTCTGCTGCTGGGGAACAAGTGTGACATGGAGGCCAAGAGGAGAGTGCGGAAGGAGCAGGCCGATCAG CTGGCTCGGGAGCATGGAATTCGATTCTTCGAGACAAGTGCCAAATCCAGCACAAATGTGGATGAG GCTTTCAGCTCCCTGGCCCGGGACATCTTGCTCAAGTCAGGAGGCCGGAGATCG GGAAACAGCCACAGGCCCCCTGGCACGGACCTGAGAGCTTGTGACAAGAAGAGCAGCAGCAGGTGCTCCCTCGGCTGA